AAGTAAGGAGGCGTCTTCATCTGTTCAGGTCATCATGGAGGACCGGGTCACCACAATCTTCTGCTTTTTAATGCCTTTGTTGTGCCTGATGGTGGCTGCAGACCAGTACGGTAAGAACCAGTGAAACATTATTTGTAGGAACTGTGAAAGCTAATGTCAGTGTTGGCAGGGTTTGTGATGTTAATTTGCTTTAAAGGCCAACAGGTGAATCTGGccttaaaatgtgatttatttattttttaaagcggCTAATTAATATTATCAGTGTATTTAATTAGGTTCTAGTACCTGGTTAGTGTGACTACATCTGTCACTAGCTGGTTCATTAACATCAGTGAGTGGGGACGTGACAATCCAGGTGATATGATTGGTTCTTATTTAAAAGTAGACAATAGGCAAGACAAGAATCTTTGTCTATAAatatgacccacttttttttttttttaaagaaatcaaccaaccaaatttagttttttgtaatggCTGTTAAACTCACAATTaaaactatatattttcttgtgcAACATGCTTATCACAGCATTCCTGTCAAATACTTATTATTGACCACCCAGCTGTCCCTGATCCACCCAATACAGGTTCGCTGTCCACTTTTGGGCCCTGACCCACCAATTAAGAATTTGTgctttacatgttttaaatggTACATCAGAAAATGTTCAACCGTTTAAATATGAGGAAGAATTCTTAAAATTAACAAagctttaaatcaacaatattattaaatctccctctcaataaagtgcctttaacttgaaTACACACTGTAGGTTTCACAATATTAAATTCTTATGTAGCAATTGTAAAAATGAactgaaattaaaatgattattggTGGAATATTTTGTCAAATGAACATCCCCCCATAATGAGTCCTTAGGATATATTTAACTGTAAGGTAAAGTAACAATTGTGATTTGTTTCACAGCACCTGAAGTCCACACAACTCTCGGGGCACTAAGGGGTCTAACGCTGACTGTAAAAGGAATAAAATCTGGGGTTCATGCCTACCTGGGCGTTCCATTTGCCAAACCACCCGTGGGACCTTCACTGAGACTGAGAGCTCCTCAACCAGTCGAGGGATGGACAGGAGTGAGAGACGCCACCAAGCAGCCACTAATGTAAGACTTTTACTATTGTTTACACTCCACATTTACAGGGAATTATGTTCATGACTCACaggttaatgtatttttattttttttttgttttaggtgCATTCAAGGAGAAAGTGTTGTTTCAGACTACATTGTCAAAATCAACAGGATCGTGGCTGATTTACCTGAGATTTCTGAGGACTGTCTTTACCTGAACATCTTCACTCCTGCAAACCGAGCTCAGGATGCTAAACTCCCAGTTAGAACCTTTTTCTCAATTTACTGCACAGTACACAATAAGCTTATATTTAGACATTTTAGATCTATTAGGGTTTTTTCCTTTACCTTCTTCCTGGTTATTTTGCTTGATCAGCTTtgaggacagatgacaagagtagTAACATTTAAATGTCATAGTCAGGAAGTTTTATCAAACGGCTCACATGCAGTTCAGAAGCTGGAGTCTGtatctttttataaataaaaaaagcaattacAGTTATCTAAACTCTGTATGTAGCTAAATATGAATTAACGCAATACCACAGGGCATGCTCTGTTCACTGAGTGAAAACTGTGCACAATGTGTGtttgaacaaaacaacagtgtCGGGGCCTACAAAAGAATTTGAAATACAAAGCTAAAATATCTCAATTATGACaaagtgattctcaactggtgggtcgcagacccGTATTGGGTGGATctagtcaaaaataaacacttaatgtCTGTCTCATGTtggagttttattttactttgaaagaaaCTTATCTTTTgccaggcatgctgtgaaatgcatgttgcacaggaaaggagagatttatgttttgaaaaaaaggtTGTTTTCACAACAACTAATTTTGAAAATCTAAATTTGgttgaattaaataaaagaaagtgggttgcgatttaatgaccgtgggaAAATGTGGGTCCCGGGGTGAGATCAGTTTAGAACTgatcaaaaatatttaattgttGCTAAATATAACTTTGTCActtctaaaaaaatattaatatggaTTATTACAAAATGCAATTTTACTCTATGCTAAAGTGTAatgactactttttttttttttttttttttttttgtgtgtaggtTATGGTCTGGATTTACGGAGGAGGTCTTACTACAGGGTCAGCCTCACTGTATGACGGTTCTGCTCTCGCTGCCTACGAGGATGTGGTTGTGGTCCTGATCCAGTTTCGTGTTGGGCTTCTGGGATTTCTCAGGTAAAACATAAAATTTCATTATGTATGTCATGTTTTGCCTGAAATGTTTACATTTCAGCACTGGAGATGAGAACATGTCAGGAAACTTTGGTATGCTGGACCAGATTCAGGCTCTGAAGTGGATAAAGGAGCACATTCACAACTTTGGAGGAAATCCAGATGTGGTCACAGTAATTGGCCAGTCTGCAGGAGCAGTGTGCGTCTCTCTTTTGGTAAAACTTTCTTGCGCTCAACAGTTTAGAGACTTTAGCTTCTTGTGGGTGGATTTGTTAATGAAACACAAGAAGCTGATAAATGACCTAAACCTGGTTTAGTTTATTGGTAGGTAAAAACAATTTCTATAGCATTTTGTCTTAATCCTTTTGGTGAATGGACAGCTTCACTCTCCACTGTCCCATGGACTCTTCCATCGAGCTATTGCTGAGAGTGGCACTGCTGCAATGGACTTGTTGCTCACAAGGAATCCTCTTCCATTGACGAGAGTAAGTCTGAGTCTAATTTAAACCCCTTTTACTTGGCCTGACTCGTATGGAAGTAAATTAaagccaattttgatggagaacaTTTTATCCAAAGATTTGCTTATAAAGTCCAATTATAGAAGTCAATTAAGGCCAATACGTTATATAGCTAAAAAGGAATATTACTTAAATGTAACTACAATGTTTAATTTGACTCATTATCGATACACCACATTTTGTAGACAGCCACAATCTGCTCTCATATTTGGACTTCACCCCCGTCAGCTTCTATAAATTTCACTTTAATCACAACTTTGTatttgagttcattttttaCGTTTCAACTCAtcaaattttttgactttttcaACTTCTCAATTTGCCAACAATTTACTCCCTCAAAATTACACTCCTTCTATAGACTTTCTTGAACaactcatttcttttttttcctttttttttttttttttttttttttagattgtcgCGAATGCGTCTGGTTGTAACATGGAGAGCACAGAGAAAATTGCAGATTGCATGAGAAACCTTGATCTGGAATCCATTATTCCTTTTGCAAAGGTACAGTATTTTGTTGAAgcattgtgattggctgatctgcATAACAATGGAGTGTTTCATGATCTGCTTTACGTTAACACTTCTGCCTACAGGACGAAATAAGATTTCTCATCAATGTTGATGGACACGTCCTGACCAAACCTGTGATGGAGTCTTTTAAGAACAATGAGTTCCTTACTATACCATACATGACTGGTGTCAATAACCATGAAGGGGGTTGGATTATCATTGATGTAAATGGTTTGTTATCTAATTGCAGTTAAATCAGTTCatttcaagtaaaagtatactTTTTGTCTCAGTTCTTCGCTCCCAAAAACTGGACTCAAGGAATAGACCAGGAGAAGGCCTTCAACCTGCTCTCTATATTCTTTCCCAATGTGAGTAAACAACTTCAACATGCTTTTTAAACAGTAGACATGGTACTAAGtcatttttatgtgattttaaAGCCCAAAGATGCCAGCAAGCTTAAAGTATTATTTGAGGAATACTTGGGAACCGCTGTAGATCCAGTAAAGAACAGAGATGGTCTCACTCAGCTGTTTGGTGACATGCTCTTCTACGCTCCAGCCATTACTGACGCTAATGCTCACAGAGGTAATGAAACATCTAAAGTAATTTTCTCcgttacacattttaaaacattatttgttctaGATGCCGGTGCTGAAGTTTTCCTGTATGAGTACAATCATGCACCTAAAGTATGGAAGGAGAACAGGCCTGACTACGTCAAGTGTGACCATGGAGATGAAGTTCTAACGGTGTTGGGATATTGCTTTGCAACTTACAATGTAAAAATATCTGgtaagtacacaaaatgaacatttgggtttctttttttttttttctccccctaaCACTTAACATCCATCTAGGTGGGTGCTCTCAAGAAGAGGAAGACTTGAGCAAAATCATGATGAGCTACTGGGCTAACTTCGCTCGCACTGGGTAAGAGTTACTGTAATATTTACCTTGGATGTATAATCCAAACTCTTAACTATTCACCTTTGTATTTAGGTCACCTAATGGGGCTGGCCTTGCTCATTGGCCCAAGTATGGAGCAGACGGAAACTACCTGAAAATTGATCTAAAGGAGCAGGTGGCTGCACGTGATTTGAAGAAGGATCGCTTTATCTACATGACTGAGACGCTTCCAGAGACAATCAAACAGCATCAGCTGAAATTTCCACATGTTGACCTCTGAAAACTCCTGTAAAtggttaaaataaatgaaaatgaagatttttaaaattatactGGAAGTTTCTTAATTCCTTCTCTGGGAAGTTTCGAGTGGATCATCTAAATGTCTGCTGCCCAAAGCTTGATGGAGGTCACCGTCTTAAAAGGAGTGTCCACTGTTTtacaaatttaataaatatttgaaatacTATTACTTTAGCCTGCTGCTACAGTCAGTGGCAACTTTTGCTTCTTTTGGctgctcttaaaaaaaaaaaaaaaaaaaaaaaaaaaaagttgtgaccACTGAGAACGATAAGTCAAACTCTGTAGCTCCATAGTAAACAAACCTGAAGACCTTTCCTTACAGTACGAAGCTGAAATTAATGAGTATTAGCAAAGTGAGGCTAGAAGTCCTTCCAGTCTGATGGTGCAAAATTTCATTTTCAAAGGTTTAAGggcaaacttgtaaaaacagtggaggctCCCTTAACTCCAATGGGGAGCTTATTGTATTGATGACTAAGGACAAACTCTAtggctttaaaatgtaattgcattGGGGACCATAATAAACCATTACCTACATACATTatataaacattaatatatgccaTCCTCTTACTATACAACCCTGTTAAATCACAAAGGGATTAAGGAACTGCAGGACTATAACCACCACAGGACCAGAATTGGTTTCAGTAACCTTTTATGTTCACCTTAGAACTGTTAACTACTTCCTACCATGAAAAATATCCTGGGCTTATTACACTTCTGGGAAACTTGTATTTTGACTCAGAGTTTACACAAGACCAAATTACTGTTTAAGTGACTAAAAGACATGCCATTGTTTCCAATCAAAGTGATTGGAAACAAGATAAAGGACTCTCAATAACAATCTTTAGGCAAGGGAATAAAGAAAATTAGCAGTAGGAAACATAACCATGCTTTAATTTGACTGACTGGGTCTAacctttttcaattaaaaagaaatagtCATTTTTTCAATAAGTGATACTGATGAGAAAACTGATAATCCatgccagtttaaaataatattttttaaatctacgCAGCCCAGATTTAAGACATTAACATGTTCTACATGTGTACATTTTCTGATCCTAATTGAGACCTTTGGACATTGACTAGTTAAAACCACATGCTCCCTAACGGCAGATGTAGCAGGGATTGCAGTACCACTCCTACTATCAAacattttgtgatgttttaacattgagatatattgtcccaccttAAGTTTTCAAAAAAGACCACAATGTTcagggtttttattttgtttcttttattagTGAGAAGAGCGCTTAAGCTGAAAAAACTCCCTGAAGTCTGATCTGAGCAGTTCAATGAGTCAAACACTTTCTAaagaaaaatgactcaaacagctGGAGTTAGAAACATTACACAAATCAAATACACTTAAAATTAGATTCAATTGGTATCATGAATAAATAGACCAAACGTTTtaatgactttctttttttttttaaacaaatgttgcTCCAAACAATAAAGCTGCAGTTGGCCAGAAGTTCCTGAAGGATTTACTCGACGGCCCAGAAAAGTGCACTTGGAGTAAGATAGCTGCTGGGCTTTACCTCCAGGACATAAAGCGACAGACATTTGTTACTTGGAGATGCTCGTTGAGCTCCATATCATGTTCAGCGAGCCTGGTcttgagttaaaaataaataggaaaTGAGGAGAAAATAGCTTTGTAGGCGTGAGGCGAGTGAACACAGAGCCAACGACTAATgcactcagttttttttttttttttacaataagaGATGGTTCATCTCAGACATTACAGAAGCACTTTAAATCCAGCTTATCTTTAGGTTAGCTTAGTCTATTGCAATATTTATAGCTTTCCAACTGACGTAATTAGATGTTGGGTGATGTGACATTACATCTGGTGTTGGACCATGAACTCAAGAGTATATCGCCAAAAGAAATCAAGTTCAAAGGACAAACTGGTATCAGTTCGTACCGTTATGTAAGACGGCCCCATTGTTACAGAAACCCACAACTCAAGTAGTCACAGAAGTAACACAATGTGATTAGATACATTAATATTACTgagcagagaaaaaaacctaaacaaaaACCTCACAATTTTCACTCATTTGTGACAAAACACCTGAGATGCTTCAGTTGTAAAAATgtctcacaaaaaaaaagctcaactCAAAAGCTGGACATGCTGCTTTATCaatgtaaaatatgtttagatagaatgttaaggtttcatttattcagacaactgctcCTCAGGAAATCCTCTTTGATCTCCTCACATGTTCTGTCAACTGCTAGTCGTCTGctaattgctttgatgtttctattgatgtttccttgacttctgcgtaataattccagcaagattctttttgaatatgttatggtttcatttattcagacaactgttccagAGGAAAATcctgtcaggagatcaaaatggATTTGAAAGTgaatttcctgaggaacagttgtctgaataaattaaaccttaacacattattcaaaaagatgacaaaaataatcttgctgtaAATATGTTTAGATAGTGGAATGAGCGTGATGCAGTTCAACTAAAAAAGCAGCATGCAGGTTAAAACGATGGGCACTGAAATTGGTATAATACTAtcatatattattaaaatacatAGAATTTGTTTTCCTTCTTCAAGCACTACCAAGTACAGACATGGTTGTAGATTAATAGGCACATACAGTTTGATCCTTACGTGGTATAAGTGGTatcattccttttttttccaggagggaataaataaataaatcatgccGCATGATGGAGGTTAAGGTCATACTGAAGGTGTGAGGTGTTACACAGTGTCTAAGGGGCCTTTTTAGGTGCCTGCATGGGAGAACGTGCGTGATCGTATATGTTGGTATAATTAGGAAAACATCAGACGCCACAACCCCAACGTAGGTCCAACAAATACGGATACAATCTGGGAAGTTCGGGGAGTGGACAAGCATGATATTGCAGAGGATAAAAGGTTTTTTGTGCATCAATGTTGTTGTTATGCATTTGTACGGTGGGAGGAAGAGAATTAAAGCTTAAAGCATCAGGATGTCCAGGACTGCATGTTCCGCAGCATGGCCTCGAATCGCTCCATGTTGGGTGCGTGAGCGTGGACGAGCTGGTCTGTCAGACGACTGTACAGACTGAACGACTTCAACTCCAGCCAAATGAAGCCGAAACGGTCCTCGTCGAAGAGCACAAAGAGCCCCGGGGTGCGCTCAGGACTGGTGAAGCCGTGCCCTGCGATCAGGCCCGTCCCATAGAAACTAAAACGCAGAGAGAGAACTTAATCAGTAAATATTGTAATCAATCAACTTACAATGCtttattaaaggtagggtaggcgattttcaaaagctagcatgattttgaatgtagcctccccgactGCCTTTACACCCCtcacccctcccctctgtgctccgtctcactcacatgtacgcacacagctgctgcagaagaggagctcagctcatcgcttgtattgtgtagaaaactttgttgtctcatgtctcattcagcagaaAGTGAACAtgaaactttaccattatatatgttaaaaaacgggaccaaaaactctgttttaactctgtaaGCAGTGacacgctttcagtgtgagctcgtgcatgcgaggggtcgagaacgagcagggagacagggagacgtgattggttaaaattggtcaaagttattacagatttacagataaacttaaaaagtgtatctagagaaaatcgcctaccctagctttaaatggtgcaaaaacaaaacaaaaaaagacttaaaacatccaaaaactATATGGTGACAGAGAAGGTTATAGTTTGAGAAGTGAACACCACTTCAAAACAGTATGTTTCCATTTTTGGAGGAAATTTATTGCATGGTTTAAGATaaccaatttaaactaattatcaaaataaaattcacaTCCAAAAACATACAGGTATATTCAATAGACCAAGGAGGAAGATAGACTGTATTAGCAAATGAATATTgaacattgtgattattatttatcaaataGAATGTTAATCTTGAAAATAATATCTGTAGTTGTAATATATACCTCTGTTACTAATATTTGTTAATAATCCAATAGTACGGTATGTGAAATCACATTTCGTAATGAAGGCAACTAATTATTGTTATctattataatatatactgtTGTATATTGTTAATTAAAGTGTAAGAACACCCCCAGGTTTGTGCTCACCTGCCACTAGGTGGAAATTAAAAACATACCTTGGTTATGGGCATTGCTCCCAGAActtttaaggcaaggcaaatttatttgtatagcgcatttcatataAAGCAATTGAATGTTCTTTACATG
This genomic window from Gouania willdenowi chromosome 6, fGouWil2.1, whole genome shotgun sequence contains:
- the LOC114464246 gene encoding fatty acyl-CoA hydrolase precursor, medium chain-like; amino-acid sequence: MEDRVTTIFCFLMPLLCLMVAADQYAPEVHTTLGALRGLTLTVKGIKSGVHAYLGVPFAKPPVGPSLRLRAPQPVEGWTGVRDATKQPLMCIQGESVVSDYIVKINRIVADLPEISEDCLYLNIFTPANRAQDAKLPVMVWIYGGGLTTGSASLYDGSALAAYEDVVVVLIQFRVGLLGFLSTGDENMSGNFGMLDQIQALKWIKEHIHNFGGNPDVVTVIGQSAGAVCVSLLLHSPLSHGLFHRAIAESGTAAMDLLLTRNPLPLTRIVANASGCNMESTEKIADCMRNLDLESIIPFAKDEIRFLINVDGHVLTKPVMESFKNNEFLTIPYMTGVNNHEGGWIIIDFFAPKNWTQGIDQEKAFNLLSIFFPNPKDASKLKVLFEEYLGTAVDPVKNRDGLTQLFGDMLFYAPAITDANAHRDAGAEVFLYEYNHAPKVWKENRPDYVKCDHGDEVLTVLGYCFATYNVKISGGCSQEEEDLSKIMMSYWANFARTGSPNGAGLAHWPKYGADGNYLKIDLKEQVAARDLKKDRFIYMTETLPETIKQHQLKFPHVDL